In Oncorhynchus masou masou isolate Uvic2021 unplaced genomic scaffold, UVic_Omas_1.1 unplaced_scaffold_1470, whole genome shotgun sequence, the following proteins share a genomic window:
- the LOC135530960 gene encoding GTPase IMAP family member 4-like isoform X1 → MFMGHIGVPTKKLVKGSSRMQVFQSSSVLSVVEGQPVENTEGLVVSSLQQSTMDRPGFSTAPHPPDVRIVLLGKTGVGKSATGNTILGQDVFHSALSFSSVTMECQERTVLIGQNRVSVVDTPDFFYATHTQEGLSSEIERCIYLSNPGPHAFIFVLTLDTFTEQETDVVTVFEKCFGEVASRYTIIVFTHGDELNNRTIEELVEKNVKMSELIEERGWRYHVLNNKDRANRNQVTELLEKIIIMMNVNESSCYTHGMLQEAERKRREEIELMKEESLREEERKIEEHQRWLEKVRRETGDRVRRETEERV, encoded by the exons atgtttatgggacatataggagtgccaacaaagaagctcgtcaaag GCAGCTCCagaatgcaggtgtttcagtcgAGCtctgtgctttctgtggtggaggggcagccagtggaaaatacagAGG GACTGGTGGTTAGTAGCCTACAACAATCAACAATGGACAGACCTGGATTCTCTACAGCCCCTCATCCTCCTGATGTCAGGATTGTGCTGCTGGGTAAAACTGGAGTGGGGAAGAGTGCAACAGGAAACACCATTCTGGGTCAAGACGTGTTTCACTCAGCTTTGAGCTTTTCCTCAGTTACCATGGAATGTCAAGAGAGAACTGTTCTCATTGGACAGAATAGAGTCAGTGTGGTTGACACTCCAGACTTCTtctatgcaacacacacacaggagggttTGAgttcagagatagagagatgtatcTATCTCTCTAACCCTGGACCTCATGCATTTATCTTTGTTCTAACTCTTGATACTTTCACTGAGCAGGAGACAGATGTAGTCACTGTATTTGAGAAATGTTTTGGTGAAGTAGCTTCAAGATACACCATCATTGTCTTTACTCATGGAGACGAGCTGAACAACAGAACAATAGAGGAACTAGTAGAGAAAAATGTTAAGATGTCTGAGCTCATTGAAGAGCGTGGTTGGAGATATCATGTCCTTAACAACAAAGACAGAGCCAATAGAAACCAGGTGACTGAGCTGCTGGAAAAGATAATCATCATGATGAATGTGAACGAAAGTAGCTGTTACACACATGGCATGTTGCAggaggcagaaagaaagagaagagaagagattgAGTTGATGAAAGAGGAGAGtctcagagaggaagagaggaaaataGAAGAACACCAGAGATGGTTAGAGAAGgtgagaagagagacaggggatagagtacggagagagacagaggagagagtatag
- the LOC135530960 gene encoding GTPase IMAP family member 4-like isoform X2 → MGHPSPPIQATSKPLQVVLLGKTGAGKSATGNTILDRKDFVSKKSSKSVTVNIEKQNVTIEGIDLVVYDTPGFCNPDQSEEKIQEKFLEVLKLTSSGPRVFLLVVKIDRLTEEEKRVIGKVEGLLGESLLKQTWILFTRGDELEDQTIEEFIEESDDLTEVMRKYSGRYHVFNNKRGDPEQVKSLLKKTSIYLSKFN, encoded by the coding sequence ATGGGGCACCCATCCCCACCTATCCAAGCTACATCCAAACCATTGCAGGTGGTGTTACTTGGTAAAACAGGAGCAGGGAAGAGTGCAACAGGAAACACCATCCTGGACCGCAAAGATTTTGTCTCAAAGAAGAGTTCCAAATCAGTGACTGTTAATATTGAGAAACAAAATGTCACCATTGAAGGAATAGATCTTGTCGTGTATGACACTCCAGGATTCTGTAACCCCGATCAATCTGAAGAGAAAATTCAGGAGAAATTCCTGGAAGTCCTCAAGTTAACCTCATCTGGTCCCCGTGTGTTTCTCCTGGTGGTGAAGATAGACAGATTaacagaagaagagaagagggtcaTCGGTAAAGTAGAAGGTCTTCTAGGAGAGAGTCTTTTGAAGCAAACCTGGATCCTGTTCACCAGAGGAGATGAGTTAGAAGACCAGACTATAGAAGAATTCATTGAGGAGTCAGATGACCTCACAGAAGTGATGAGAAAATACAGTGGAAGATACCATGTGTTCAACAACAAGAGGGGTGATCCTGAGCAGGTCAAATCACTTCTGAAAAAGACATCCATCTATCTCAGTAAGTTTAACTAA